The Aspergillus chevalieri M1 DNA, chromosome 5, nearly complete sequence genome includes a region encoding these proteins:
- the PFA5 gene encoding DHHC family palmitoyltransferase (COG:S;~EggNog:ENOG410PMPJ;~InterPro:IPR001594;~PFAM:PF01529;~TransMembrane:4 (i12-31o56-78i227-247o259-289i);~go_function: GO:0016409 - palmitoyltransferase activity [Evidence IEA]), with protein sequence MAAAGPDRRINLAVAKIIPPILLGIVIYASYAVTKQLCIDYLIDPIPHHYIRSPRVGAGAAIIAVYYVLLIPVLVTYLRLFYNVAWNPGFLPRGAPSIEDQDDNGSRSSNRRHRKHRRRRNSRSRGRTTEKTDRNDMDPDVEGGLDYAAGGKAYPLNTGGLESFYTKDVFVCQPDGRPSYCSTCCQFKTDRAHHCREVDRCVRKMDHFCPWVGGVVSETSFKFFIQFVSYTFIFCAFALIVCAVFTAELKKDEGRANPHWAVGIGLSGLFGLFAFGMTISSLQLAMLNLSTIENLNRRSAVWTLAIRIPDHILNKLNTQWAPTYRTITYPLQPVPSGPQAAPPPADPTTGERHVFAILQTLPGENPFDLGSPLRNLQQVLGYTIFDWLLPLKHSPCADHGSLESAFALGPVVTRLKREAGLEASAEGEGSESGNRRSRHHRKRGKSRRRHSNT encoded by the exons ATGGCGGCGGCTGGTCCGGACAGGCGTATCAACCTCGCGGTTGCCAAAATCATCCCTCCCATCCTGTTAGGCATCGTGATTTACGCCTCCTATGCTGTCACCAAGCAACTCTGCA TCGATTATCTGATTGATCCTATCCCGCACCATTACATTCGAAGTCCTCGGGTCGGCGCGGGTGCCGCTATTATCGCCGTTTACTACGTATTGCTAATTCCGGTGCTCGTGACTTATTTGCGGCTCTTTTACAATGTCGCCTGGAACCCCGGCTTCCTTCCGCGGGGCGCGCCGTCCATTGAAGATCAGGACGATAATGGTTCCCGATCTTCAAATCGACGTCATCGCAAACatcggaggaggaggaacagTCGGTCACGCGGGAGGACGACTGAGAAGACTGACAGGAATGACATGGACCCGGATGTCGAAGGGGGGTTGGATTATGCCGCTGGGGGGAAGGCGTATCCCCTGAACACGGGGGGCCTTGAGAGCTTCTATACCAAGGATGTGTTTGTCTGTCAGCCAGATGGGAGGCCGTCATATTGTTCTACATGTTGTCAGTTCAAGACCGACAGAGCGCATCACTGTCGTGAAGTGGACCGATGTGTCCGTAAGATGGACCACTTTTGTCCTTG GGTTGGAGGTGTGGTCTCCGAAACATCGTTCAAATTCTTTATACAATTCGTATCTTACACGTTCATATTTTGTGCATTCGCTCTTATTGTATGTGCAGTGTTTACTGCTGAGTTGAAAAAAGATGAAGGTCGAGCGAACCCTCACTGGGCGGTTGGTATTGGATT GAGCGGCCTGTTTGGTCTATTCGCTTTTGGAATGACTATTAGTTCTCTTCAGCTTGCCATGTTAAATCTTTCGACGATTGAGAACCTAAACCGTCGATCTGCTGTTTGGACGTTGGCTATTCGGATACCGGATCATATTTTGAACAAGCTCAACACACAGTGGGCCCCGACATATCGTACTATTACGTACCCCCTACAGCCCGTCCCGTCAGGGCCACAAGCTGCTCCGCCTCCGGCAGACCCAACGACCGGAGAGCGCCATGTGTTTGCCATTCTCCAGACATTGCCTGGAGAGAATCCGTTTGACCTGGGCAGTCCTCTCAGGAATCTTCAGCAAGTACTGGGATACACCATCTTCGACTGGCTGCTCCCACTCAAACACAGTCCTTGTGCGGATCATGGCAGCTTAGAAAGCGCATTTGCCCTTGGGCCCGTTGTGACTCGTCTAAAGAGGGAGGCCGGTCTTGAAGCATCTGCTGAAGGAGAGGGTTCCGAATCAGGTAACAGACGATCGAGACATCACCGAAAACGAGGAAAAAGCCGACGACGTCATTCTAATACTTGA
- a CDS encoding uncharacterized protein (COG:S;~EggNog:ENOG410PQVY;~InterPro:IPR004875,IPR009057,IPR006600,IPR001878, IPR036875;~PFAM:PF03221,PF03184;~go_function: GO:0003676 - nucleic acid binding [Evidence IEA];~go_function: GO:0008270 - zinc ion binding [Evidence IEA]), which yields MTEIPKEKRLELAIEAFHKGQFPSKTACAKAFDVPPRTLMTRLDGTVSRQHTIANCRKLSNTEEESLKNWILDMDKRGLPLRVSNVRHLAQLLLSARSKPSKDISISEKWVSRFIQRHPELKSKYTRQYDYQRAKCEDPELIKGWFNRVQETILRYGIAEQDIYNMDETGFQMGVASTAKVICGSETRDSHAKSIQPGNREWITIIIAINASGHALPPQIIMAGKKHQSQWYSAIPKEYRISLSDNGWTNDILGFEWLQEMFEKHTASQTAGRYRLLILDGHSSHATASFDQFCTERRIIPLYMPPHSSHLLQPLDISCFAPLKHYYGQKVREMAENNIHAIDKQDFISIYSSIHGRAFSKANILSAFAAAGLIPFKPERVLAKLNIKTPTPPSSSSSNQSFYLGRTPVNLYQLNQQKKQIQELQSQSLSSVVAEQMLEKFIKSTEVAMQDAILLRQGFHQLHTSNKHQKGKKNMTRAFIQDGGSLTGSEGQQRLIEREAIQEPSRRPRRPARCSNCNEEGHNRSKCPAK from the coding sequence atgaCTGAAATACCGAAGGAAAAACGTCTAgaattggccattgaggCTTTTCATAAAGGCCAATTCCCATCAAAAACGGCCTGTGCAAAAGCCTTTGATGTGCCTCCAAGGACCCTCATGACTCGCCTCGATGGGACTGTCTCTCGCCAACATACAATTGCAAATTGTCGCAAGCTATCAAATACTGAAGAAGAATCCCTTAAAAACTGGATTCTAGACATGGATAAACGTGGTCTACCCCTTCGAGTATCAAATGTACGCCATCTTGCTCAGCTTTTATTATCCGCGCGGTCTAAGCCATCAAAAGACATCTCTATCAGCGAGAAATGGGTCTCCCGATttattcaacgccatcctgagctcaaatccaaatatacccgccaatatgactatcagcgtgccaaatgtgaagatccggAGCTTATAAAAGGCTGGTTTAATCGTGTTCAAGAGACTATCCTGAGATACGGCATTGCAGAGCAGGATATatacaatatggatgaaactggctttcaaatgggagtggcatcaactgcaaaggttatttgtggatcagagacaagagatagccatgccaaatctatccagcctgGAAATCGCGAGTGGATTACCATaataattgccataaatgcctctggacatgctctacctccgcaaatcattatggctgggaaaaagcatcaatctcagtggtattcagctattccaaaggaatatagaatcagcttgagcgataatggctggactaatgatattctgggatttgaatggcttcaggagatgtttgagaagcatactgcttctcagacagctggcagatatcgtcttttaattcttgacggccataGCAGTCATGCCACTGCTAGTTTTGATCAATTCTGCACTGAGAGAAGGATTATTCcgttatatatgcctcctcattcatctcatctacttCAACCGCTTGATATAAGCTGTTTTGCGCCACTCAAGCATTATTACGGCCAGAAAGTCAGAGAGATGGCAGAAAACAACATccatgccattgataaaCAAGACTTCATATCTATCTACTCCAGCATCCATGGCCGTGCATTCTCTAAGGCCAATATATTGAgtgcatttgcagctgctggtcttATTCCTTTTAAACCAGAGAGAGTTCTTGCAAAACTCAACAtcaagacaccgacaccaccttcttcctcatccagcaaccaatccttttatttaggaagaacaccagtcaatctctatcagttgaatcagcagaaaaagcagattcaagaacttcaaagccaatccctatcttcagttgttgcagagcagatgcttgaaaagttTATAAAGAGCACAGAAGTCGCAATGCAGGATGCTATTCTATTAAGACAGGGATTCCATCAGCTCCACACGTCAAATAAGcatcagaaagggaagaagaatatgacacgagcctttattcaagatggaggtagtctaactggctctgaaggtcagcaaaggttgattGAGAGGGAGGCGATACAGGAgccatcaagaaggccacggcggccagcacgatgcagcaactgcaatgAAGAAGGCCATAATAGGTCAAAATGTCCTGCTAAATAG
- a CDS encoding uncharacterized protein (COG:S;~EggNog:ENOG410PRFN) codes for MGSSPRPRAMSPSDKRVIDPMRASTGAMQLSASYNEPYDASTSRHGRSSSQSTADIPYSNSYDPRLSRSRLDPISSTYRNPDQSSTKLRAEYPIRPRQRSSTSAADGRHPPPLRVTVSPNVPNRASPIVTPGYGRSSSPWTADHGYLVPASPRHSHRRLYYTNDASRLARPRRRHGEYHAERSSRPRYPTVESLRQGDFGDWGSYSYTTQEQMEKDQMDRLDRGRGAYRHSRPLSLTGVEGHYVPSGLKHETRAHGPPPSQRGFDKLEGRTRRSTYDSDRESTGPPSYRAPVALHQDWDDGYYSSYRDSHYDDGHHDGRRHRRRRHRHHHHDSRDDNYRSSRSHNRTDSASGSVAGTGAGLGTAVLASGYESDWADYPDGYDYTRHHSRSRRPSRQHETDADPYTSEDDLRAYQRELSARRESPSDNGSQPLTIEASRSRRTSRSQTRVPEGHHSSRHVSSSSQEDSKKPTESEPQIKGILKPPREKFPEDPNPVRPGVAPLKEEAHKKGIPLDARWTRVDRRLVNPEALEGKERFSITDEQPDCVFVLRVLTKEEIQAYAIRTHEIRCERARKYREYREERRRKKEERRRSGEEVSADSEDSENSDDSDDEDEDKEQHALPSSQQIQGDS; via the exons ATGGGTTCCTCCCCGCGTCCTCGGGCCATGTCGCCCTCCGACAAGCGTGTGATCGATCCAATGCGGGCGTCCACTGGCGCAATGCAGCTCAGTGCATCCTACAACGAGCCCTACGATGCTTCTACCAGTCGTCATGGACGCAGTAGCAGCCAGTCTACCGCCGATATTCCCTACTCAAATTCCTATGATCCTCGATTGAGCCGGTCCCGACTCGACCCCATCTCCTCCACCTATCGAAACCCAGACCAGTCATCTACCAAATTGCGGGCTGAATATCCAATCCGACCCCGCCAACGAAGCAGCACCTCTGCTGCGGATGgccgtcatcctcctccgtTAAGAGTCACCGTGTCCCCGAACGTACCGAACAGAGCCTCTCCTATCGTCACGCCGGGTTATGGTCGTTCCTCCAGTCCTTGGACCGCAGATCATGGGTATCTCGTCCCAGCATCGCCCCGTCATTCACATCGTCGCCTGTACTATACAAATGATGCTAGCCGGCTGGCTCGGCCGCGGAGAAGACATGGAGAATATCATGCTGAGCGCAGTAGTCGACCAAGATACCCGACTGTGGAAAGCCTTCGCCAAGGGGACTTTGGCGACTGGGGTTCTTACTCCTACACCACCCAAGAACAGATGGAAAAGGACCAGATGGATCGCCTGGACCGCGGTCGTGGGGCCTACCGCCACAGCCGCCCTCTAAGCCTGACCGGGGTGGAAGGTCACTATGTCCCGTCAGGGTTAAAGCACGAAACTCGGGCTCACGGCCCCCCTCCGTCGCAGAGAGGGTTTGACAAGTTGGAAGGGCGGACCCGGCGTTCAACTTACGATAGCGATCGCGAGTCGACCGGACCACCGTCCTACAGGGCTCCAGTAGCCTTGCACCAGGATTGGGACGATGGCTACTACTCTTCTTACCGAGACAGTCATTACGATGACGGCCATCATGACGGCCGTCGCCACCGTCGCCGACGCCAtcgtcatcaccatcacGATAGCCGCGATGATAACTACCGATCATCGAGGAGCCACAACCGCACTGACTCCGCTAGTGGATCGGTGGCAGGAACTGGGGCCGGCCTGGGCACTGCGGTCCTGGCCAGCGGCTACGAAAGTGACTGGGCCGACTACCCTGACGGATATGACTACACTAGACATCATAGTCGATCTAGGCGGCCATCTAGACAGCACGAGACCGACGCGGATCCCTATACTTCTGAAGACGACCTCCGTGCATACCAGCGCGAGCTATCTGCTCGCCGTGAATCACCGTCGGATAATGGTTCTCAACCCTTGACTATCGAAGCATCACGCTCGCGCAGGACTTCACGTTCGCAGACCCGTGTGCCAGAAGGCCACCACTCCAGCCGACACGTCTCGAGCAGCAGTCAGGAGGACTCCAAGAAGCCCACGGAGTCTGAGCCACAGATCAAAGGCATCTTAAAGCCCCCGCGGGAGAAATTCCCGGAAGACCCGAACCCAGTGCGGCCGGGCGTGGCACCCCTGAAAGAGGAAGCCCACAAGAAGGGAATTCCCCTGGACGCACGTTGGACCAGAGTTGACCGCCGGTTGGTCAACCCCGAGGCCCTGGAGGGGAAAGAGCGGTTCTCGATCACGGACGAACAGCCCGACTGTGTGTTTGTGTTGCGGGTGTTGACGAAGGAGGAAATCCAAGCGTATGCCATCAGGACACATGAAATTCGAT GTGAGCGAGCTCGGAAATACCGAGAATACCGCGAAGAACGACGGCGTAAGAAGGAGGAGCGTCGACGGTCGGGAGAGGAAGTGAGCGCGGATAGCGAAGATAGCGAGAATAGCGACGATagcgacgatgaggatgaggacaaGGAACAACATGCGCTGCCATCGAGTCAGCAGATCCAGGGTGATTCATGA
- a CDS encoding uncharacterized protein (COG:S;~EggNog:ENOG410PGT1) — MTSMVQADLGPSSSVVKYKDDPIGDPLRSGHPQLHHPRSTLLQHRPNSPHQPPTTISPTTYASHSLSNGLPHSPYGPHPQESSYYASHPAYTAASASSQYSSSGPPEIMAATAQMQRPYPPIYHTPQSSSPVSVASQAHDQRTIYAQSPQMAHQVYGYQPYPALNTVQPSSYAAHPSPQSHPLTTQPLMMPPHQAPSTQMPRPSTAAPISPSAAAPPQQHTPPQRTVLSAPHPATTAPTINTAVSTAAPSAPVSHTSPTVGTSSSAAPGPIPATTPLVVRQDANGVQWIAFEYSRDRVKMEYTIRCDVESVNVDSLSAGFKSENCVYPRACCSKDQYQGNRLVYETECNAVGWALAQLNPSLRGKRGLIQRAVDSWRNSNQDPRLRSRRVRRQAKITRRQTVAPQTPVHMAAGTPLTPSLPGVGMSPPSAARPGYGGGLAMGPPQLHHHHHARPDGSPYEEVSGTSEFPNASHRPSVTEAPGSSTTATELRPAQVFHGYPTYPSPASSARAGPSIPPLLRESGMSAIGRTPTVATSTTASAARPDEVDEDEEYQPNKEELFGTQPAGKPRKFILVPDPQRGESRVRVKVNLDQAKMDELPDSYRMTHSVYPRSYFPVHLKNPPGLSVPGKRYFRDDAAEAEADNEDATIGRVTVPAPSLDGESEVIVPRMSKRRHRKDAILNDLGYRMTWCQSRTFVGRMVFLQKSLDMYRNKTRSAMLGAGQDPASIPEHLETRPGKRRFLERRKRKTTPISGMNATRRSAEEVEA; from the exons ATGACTAGCATGGTCCAGGCTGACCTCGGGCCTTCTTCCTCGGTGGTGAAATACAAGGACGACCCCATTGGAGACCCT CTTCGATCTGGACACCCTCAACTCCACCACCCCCGTTCAactcttctccagcaccgtCCTAACTCTCCCCACCAACCGCCTACAACTATCTCTCCTACCACATACGCCTCACATTCGTTGTCCAACGGCCTTCCCCATTCGCCCTACGGTCCGCATCCCCAGGAATCCTCGTACTACGCGTCGCATCCCGCTTATACCGCGGCTAGCGCCTCCAGCCAGTATTCTTCTAGTG GACCTCCGGAGATTATGGCGGCCACCGCGCAGATGCAGAGGCCCTACCCTCCCATCTACCACACACCTCAATCGAGCTCGCCAGTATCGGTAGCCTCTCAAGCACACGATCAACGAACTATCTACGCCCAGTCGCCTCAAATGGCTCACCAAGTATATGGATACCAACCCTATCCGGCGTTGAACACTGTTCAGCCGTCATCGTACGCGGCGCATCCATCGCCTCAGTCCCATCCTCTCACAACTCAACCGTTGATGATGCCACCTCATCAGGCACCCTCTACGCAGATGCCTCGACCATCGACGGCCGCTCCTATCAGCCCGAGTGCGGCAGCACCGCCGCAGCAGCATACGCCACCCCAGAGGACCGTCTTGAGTGCTCCCCATCCGGCAACTACAGCTCCCACCATTAACACTGCTGTGAGTACCGCGGCTCCCTCGGCTCCAGTCTCTCATACGAGCCCTACCGTGGGGACGAGCTCCAGTGCCGCACCCGGTCCCATCCCGGCGACCACGCCCTTAGTTGTGCGACAAGATGCCAACGGGGTGCAGTGGATCGCCTTTGAATATTCTCGCGATCGCGTCAAGATGGAGTACACCATCCGATGCGACGTGGAATCCGTCAACGTGGACAGCCTTAGCGCGGGGTTCAAGTCGGAGAACTGCGTCTATCCACGGGCGTGCTGCAGCAAGGACCAATACCAGGGCAACCGGTTGGTATACGAAACTGAATGCAATGCCGTGGGGTGGGCACTGGCCCAGCTCAACCCGAGCTTACGAGGCAAACGCGGCTTAATCCAACGTGCCGTCGACAGTTGGCGAAATAGCAACCAAGACCCGCGACTGCGCAGCCGGCGAGTGCGAAGGCAGGCCAAGATCACTCGACGGCAGACCGTTGCTCCTCAAACACCTGTTCACATGGCTGCCGGAACTCCTCTCACCCCCAGCTTGCCTGGCGTGGGCATGTCGCCGCCCAGCGCCGCACGACCGGGGTATGGTGGTGGGTTGGCCATGGGCCCTCCACAGTTgcaccatcatcaccatgcTCGACCTGATGGTAGTCCATACGAGGAAGTCAGCG GCACCTCTGAGTTTCCGAACGCTTCTCATCGTCCATCTGTCACCGAAGCCCCCGGGTCATCtacaacagcaacagaacTCCGACCAGCACAGGTCTTCCACGGCTACCCAACCTACCCATCACCAGCTTCCAGCGCCCGAGCAGGCCCCTCGATTCCTCCCCTCCTACGAGAAAGCGGAATGAGCGCCATAGGCCGAACCCCAACCGTCGCAACCAGCACCACCGCATCAGCAGCCCGACCGGACGAAgtcgacgaggacgaggagtaTCAGCCAAACAAAGAAGAGCTCTTCGGGACTCAGCCTGCCGGCAAACCGCGCAAGTTCATCCTCGTTCCCGATCCGCAGCGCGGAGAAAGCCGAGTGCGCGTTAAGGTCAACCTCGACCAGGCCAAGATGGACGAGTTGCCCGACTCGTACCGGATGACGCACTCGGTCTACCCTCGGTCATACTTTCCCGTGCATTTGAAGAACCCGCCTGGCCTGTCTGTGCCGGGAAAGCGGTATTTCAGAGATGATGCGGCAGAGGCAGAGGCGGATAATGAGGATGCGACCATTGGACGGGTCACGGTACCTGCGCCGTCGCTGGATGGAGAGAGTGAAGTAATTGTGCCGCGGATGTCGAAGCGGCGGCACCGGAAGGATGCGATATTGAATGATCTGGGATACCGGATGACATGGTGCCAGAGCCGGACTTTTGTGGGACGGATGGTATTTCTGCAGAAATCAT TGGATATGTACCGCAACAAAACGCGAAGCGCCATGCTAGGCGCGGGGCAGGATCCGGCGTCGATTCCTGAGCATCTCGAGACGCGGCCTGGTAAGCGACGTTTTCTCGAGCGAAGGAAGCGGAAGACGACACCTATTTCGGGAATGAATGCTACCCGACGCAGTGCGGAAGAGGTCGAGGCTTAA